The nucleotide window GTCTCGCGCGCCAAGCCCGGCAATCCGGTTATTCTGCCACGCTCTCTCCACGACTCGGTCCGGCGACTTGAAGGCGATGTCGGCGCGCGGGGGATCATTGCGGCGTGCGACCTGCCCGTGCTCGATGTCGATATCGGCGATGCAGCCCATCTCGACGTCGATACACCGGACGATCTATTGGCCGCTGGCGGCGCGGTTAAAAGCTAATTCGTGGACAAGGCAGCGATATGATTTGCTCTCATGAGTGAGATAGAGCGCCTTGTTCGGGAGAGCCAGGTGTTTGATGCATGGCGATCCTGCGCACGCCTGCCATTCGGAAGACGTGGCAAAGTATATGCAATGTGGCGAACGTCATTGCGCTCTACATCTGGAGTGTCTCGGAGGACGCCTCTGAACTATCTTTTTCTTTGGCGGATACGACCGGCGGAAAGCGCCTCGCAATTGTCGCCCTGTTGTCCCGCCAAGGTTCCATAAATCATTTTGCTCACCCATCGCCGGTTCGACGAAAAGCTCTCCCGTTCGATACTGGCCACGACGATGATGTACGGTTGACGCTGACAATCATCGAAGGAAGCGACGAAACCCACGTCGCAGAGATAAAAATCCCTAAAACGGCTTTTCTGTAGAATTTGATGTTCCATTGGGGGATTAAATCGGACGCTGTCGCCATTGCAGGTAATCCACTTAATTTATAGGGTTTATATAATGGAGGATCCCATGCCGGAACTGCGCATCGTTGGAATATCAGGAAACGTGAAGGCGCCATCCCGAACATCGGCGCTGGTCGCGTCCATCCTTTGGCGTATCGAGTCCGAGCTTGGTTCGCCCGCGCGGCACATCGATTTGGCTGTGTCTGCACCGGCGCTCTTTCGAGCCTTGCGGGCGGACCAGTTGGATGAGGAAGGCGCCGAGATCGTGCGCGCGGTTGAAAGGGCGGATGTTCTGGTCGTCGGCTCCCCGGTTTATCGGGCTTCGTATAGCGGAGCGCTCAAGCATCTGTTTGATCTGGTTCACTATGAGTCACTGATCGGCAAGCCCGTGATCCTCGCTGCAACGGGCGGAACGCCATTGCATGGTCTGATGATCGATCATCAGCTTCGGCCGTTGTTCAGCTTCTTCAAGGCGCTGCCGCTACCAACGTCGGTCTATGCGCTCGAAAGCGAGTTCGACTCATACGCCGTTGCAAGTTCAGACATCCAGCAGCGGATCAGAGCTGTTGTGCGCGAGCTGGAACTGATCGTTCCGCACGCCAGGACGCTTGCTTTCGCTCGAGCCGAAGAACAATCGCGCCTAACCGCCTGATAATCACGAATAAGCATGGAGAGACCGATGTCACAATCGAAGAAAGAACCCTTGAAGTTTGCCTACTGGGTACCGAACGTATCGGGCGGCCTGGTCATCAGCTCGGTCGAGCAACGAACCGATTGGGGCATCGACTACAATCGCAAGCTCGCCCAGATCGCCGAACAGTCGGGATTCGAGTTTGCCTTGAGCCAGATCCGCTTCACGGCCGGATATGGCGCCGACAACCAGCACGAGTCAGTCTCCTTTTCCCACGCACTTCTTGCGGCCACCGAAAAGCTCCGCGTGATTGCCGCCGTTCTGCCCGGACCGTGGAACCCGGCGCTGCTCGCCAAGCAGATTGCCACCATCAGCCACCTCACCAACGGCCGCGTCGACGTCAATATCGTTTCCGGCTGGTTCCGCGGCGAGTTCGCCGCCATCGGCGAACCCTGGTTGGACCATGATGAGCGCTATCGCCGCTCTGAAGAGTTCATCCGTGCGATCCGTGGCATCTGGACGGAAGACGTCTATAACCTGCGCGGCGATTTCTACCGCTTCACGGATTATTCGATGAAGCCGAAGCCGATCGGCGGTGTTCCGCAAGTATTCCAGGGCGGCTCCTCGCGTGCGGCTCGCGACATGGCGGCCCGCGTGTCCGACTGGTACTTCACCAACGGCAACACGCCGGAAGGCCTGAAGGCCCAGGTCGATGACATCCGCACCAAGGAAAAGGCTTTTGGCAAGACCTGGCGCACGAAGATTGGCATGAATGCCTTCGGCATCGTCCGCTCCTCTGAGAAGGAAGCGCAGGAGGTCCTCCAGGAAATCCTCGACAAGGCCATTCCCGAGGCGGTCAAGGGTTTCCACCACGAAGTCCAGAATGCCGGGAATTCCTCGCCGGAGCGGGAAGGCAACTGGGCGAAGTCCACCTTCCAGGATCTGGTGCAATACAATGACGGTTTCCGTTCGAACCTGATCGGCACGCCGGAACAGGTGGCCGAACGCATCATCGGTCACAAGCGGGCCGGCGCGGACCTCATTCTGCTCGGCTTCCTGCATTTCCAGGAAGAGGTGGATTATTTCGGCAAGCACGTCCTGCCGATCGTCCGCGAACTGGAAGCGATCGAAGACCAGCGGCTGGAAGCAGCCGAGTAACGGCTTCCTTCCCAAATTGAAAAAGCGAACGGCTCCCCATTCCAGGGGAGCCGGATGGTGGCGCGCGTCTTCAGGCAGGGCCTGCGGATTTCCGCGCACAACGGAGCAGACGATGGTGAATGCGCATTACACGGCACTCGATGAGACTTCTGCGGTGAGGGAATATTCCCCGCTGCCGGTTTCCGGTTCATCGAACCGTCGCGTGACGAATGCCGATAGCAATGCGCTGAGCCACCCGCCGATATTGGCGCTTGCGGGCATCACGCTCTCCTTCGGCGGCGTCACTGCGATCTCAAATGTCGATCTTGCGATCCAGCCGGGCGAGATCCGCGCGATCATCGGCCCGAACGGCGCCGGCAAAAGCTCGCTGATCAACGTGATTTCAGGGCAATACCGGCCGGATGCCGGCCATGTCAGCCTCAATGGCAAGACCTATGCGCAGGTGCCGGCGCAGAAGGCCGCACGGCTTGGTATCGCCCGCACCTTCCAGAACCTTGCCCTGTTCAAGGGGCTGACGGTTCTTGAAAACGTCATGACCGGCCTGACTTTCCAGCGTCGCTCGACCTTTATCGGCCAGGCGTTCGGTTCGCCCCGCGCCCGTCGCGAGGAACGCGAGGCGCGTGACCGGGCGCGGCAGGTCATCGATTTCCTGCATCTCGGCCATGTGCATGACCGGCTTGCCGGCTCGCTGCCCTACGGCCTGCAGAAGCGCGTCGAACTTGCCCGGGCGCTGGCGCCCGATCCACAGATCCTCCTGCTCGATGAACCGATGGCCGGCATGACCGCCACCGAAAAGCAGGAAATGGCAGGCTTTGTCCGTGCCGCGCAGGAGGGGTACGGCACGACGATCATCCTGATCGAACATGATATCGGCGTGGTCATGGGACTTTCGGACCGGATCGCCGTGCTCGACTACGGCCGCAAGATCGCCGACGGCACGCCGGCCGAAGTGCGCGCCGACCAGGCCGTCATCGACGCCTATCTCGGCGTTGCCCGCGAGGACCAGGAAGAGGCGGACGGGTGATGGAAAGCTTCGACTATCTTTTCTTCCTCGAGGTGCTGACTGGCGGATTGCTTTCCGGCGTCATGTATTCGCTCGTCGCGATCGGCTTCGTGCTGATCTACAAGACCTCGGGTGTCTTGAATTTCGCACAGGGGGCGCTGCTCCTGTTTGCCGCTCTCACCTTCGTTTCGCTGGTCGAGCGCGGCGTGCCATTCTATCTCGCGCTTGTGCTTACCTTCGCCATCATGGTGCTGCTCGGCATCGGTATCGAGCGCGCAGTGCTCCGGCCGCTCGTCAACAAGCCGCCGATCACGCTGTTCATGGCGACGCTCGGGCTTTCCTACATCATCGAGGGTGCTGCCCAGCTTCTCTGGGGCACGCAGGTCCATGCCCTGGAGCTCGGCATCGAGGACGTGCCCTTCGAATTTTACGGCGTCTTCATCTCGAAGTTCGATCTCTTCGCCTCCGCCGTGGCGGCATTGATGGTCATCGGGCTGACGCTCTTCTTTCGCTATACCCGGGTCGGCCTGACCTTTCGCGCCGTGGCGGACGACCAGTTCGCGGCACTCGCCGTCGGGCTTCGCCTGCCGCGCATCTGGGCAACTGTCTGGGCAACCTCCGGTCTCGTCGCATTGGTCGCAGGCCTTCTCTGGGGTGCGCGCAGCGGCGTGCAATTCTCGCTCTCGCTCGTGGTGCTGAAGGCCCTGCCGGTGCTCGTGCTCGGCGGCTTCGATTCGATCGCCGGCGCCATCGTCGGCGGCCTGGTGATCGGCGCCTCGGAAAAGCTCGCCGAAGTCTATATCGGCGAATATTTCGGCGGCGGCATCGAGGGCTGGTTCGCCTATGCGATCGCGCTGATCTTCCTGCTCGTCCGCCCATCAGGCTTGTTCGGCCAGAAGCTCGTGGAAAGGGTCTGAACCATGGCTGCCGTCACCTCCCGACCCGTCGTTTCGGTAAAACTTCCAGGCTGGATCGCGCCGCTTGCCATCCTCATCATCGCTTTCGGCATCGTGCCTTTTATCGGCTCGAGCTATCTGATTGAGGCGCTGCTGCTGCCGTTTCTGGCTCTGTCGCTGGCCGGCGTCGGCCTGAACCTGTTGACCGGCTATGCCGGGCAGGTATCGCTCGGCAGCGCGGCCTTCATGGCGGTTGGCGCCTTCGCCGCCTTCAATTTCAATCTGCGTGTGGAGGGCTTGCCGCTTCTCGTCTCCATCGCGCTCGCCGGCGGCATCGCGGCTGCGGTCGGGATCGTCTTCGGCCTGCCAAGCCTGCGCCTGCGCGGCTTCTATCTCGCCGTTTCCACGCTTGCGGCGCAGTTCTTCGTGCAATGGGCGCTGACCAAGTTCGGCTGGTTCTCCAATGACAATCCGTCGGGGGTGATCGACGCGCCGAAGCTCACCATCGCCGGCATCGATTTCGACAGTTCGATTGGGCGCTACTATTTCGCGCTGATCGTCGTCACCGCGCTGACCTTCTTTGCCTGGCGCGTGGCATCCTCGCAGACCGGCCGCAACTTCATCGCCATTCGCGACAATGAGACGGCGGCCCGGATCATCGGGGTGCCGGTGCTGCGCACCAAGCTGCTCGCCTTCGCACTTTCGTCCTTCATCATCGGGGTCGCCGGTGTGCTCTGGGCCTTTGCCTATCTGCGCACGGTGGAGCCGGCCGGCTTCAATCTCGACCGCTCGTTCCAGATCCTGTTTATCGTCATCATCGGCGGTCTGGCGACGATCCGGGGCGCCTTCCTGGGCGCGGCGCTGATGGTGGTCTTTCCGGTCGTGCTGTCGCGGGTCGGATCGTTTTTCCTGGGCGATCTGTTCGATTCCGGCGTGCTCGACATGAGCCAGCGCATCGTCATCGGCGCACTCATCATTGCCTTCCTGATCCTCGAGCCCGATGGGCTCGCGGCGCTCGGAAGGCGGCTGACCGGACGGTTCAGGCGCAGCACGCGCGAACCCGTCGGCTGAGCGCCACCTCATCATCTTTAAACGCATTGGAACACCGGCAAACGCCGGTCAACAGAGGGAGTTTGTCCAATGAAAAGTCTGAAAACCACAGTCAAGGCGGCGGTCACAGCGCTCGCCATCATCGGCGGGGTCGGCCTGGCGCCGGCCCATGCCGACGAGCAATATTTCCCGCTGCAGAGCTATCGCGTCGGGCCCTATGCCGCGGGCGGCACCGGGTTCTTCGGCGGCTTCATCGACTACCTGAACCTGATCAACACCCGCGACGGCGGCGTGAACGGCGTCAAGCTCACCTGGGACGAATGCGAAACCCAGTATGAGGTTGAGCGCGGCGTCGAATGCTACGAGCGCCAGAAGAGCCATCCGAACGCGGCAGCCTGGAACCCGCTTTCGGTCGGCATCGCTTATGCCATGATCGACCGCATCACCGGCGACAAGGTGCCGCTGATCACGGTGAACCATGGCCGTACCGACTCCACCGACGGTCGCGTCTTCCCCTATGTCTTCCCCCTGCTGCTCAACCCTTATTCGGAGACCTCGGGCATCGTGAACTACCTTGCATCGAAGGAAGGTGGCCTCGATAAGCTCAAGGGCAAGAAGATCGTCGTGCTGTATCACGGCTCGCCCTACGGTAAGGAAACCATTCCGATCTATGAATTGCTGGCCGAGAAGTATGGCTTCACCGTCCAGCAGATCGAGGTTCCCCATCCCGGCAACGAGCAGCAGTCGCAGTGGCTGACGATCCGCCGCGCCAAGCCGGACTACGTCGTTCTGCGCGGCTGGGGCGTGATGAACCCGGTGGCGCTGAAGACGGCGGCCAAGGTCGGCTTCCCCGCCTCCAAGATCGTCGGCAATGTCTGGTCGAATTCGGAAGAGGACGTCATCCCCGCGGGCGAGGCGGCGGTCGGCTACACCGCAATCACCACCCAGGCCTCCGGTCAGCAATATCCTGTCCTGCAGGAGATCGTGAAGACGCTCTACGACCAGGGCAAGGGCAATCTCGAAGACAAGAAGCGTATCGGCTCTGTCTACCACAACCTCGGCATCGTCAACGGCATCCTGAATGTCGAGGCGATCCGCACCGCACAGGAAAAGTTCGGCAAGCGGACGCTGACCGGTGACGAAGTGCGATGGGGCTTCGAACATCTGAAACTCGACGAAGCCAAGGTCGCTGCACTCGGCGCCAAGGACCTGTTCCACTCCATCAACGTCTCCTGGGACAACCACGAAGGCGATGGCTACGTGACCTTCCAGCAATGGGATGGCAAGAAGTGGAACGTCGTCTCCGACTGGATCGCGCCGGACTGGAAGCTGCTGCGCCCGATCATCGAAAAATCCTCGGAAGCCTACGCCAAGGAAAAGGGCATCAAGCTGCGCACGGCGGCCGATGCCGAAGGCATCGCGACCACGAACTGACGATCTGAGGGATGGCGCAAGCCGCCATCCCTTATTCCCATACGCGGTGCAGCAGATACCTGCGGCGCGCCCCACTTGCTGATTTTGGAACGAGCGACATGTCCGACGAAACGATCCTTCTTGATATCAAGTCCGTGCATGCCGTCTACAACAAGACGATCAACGCCCTGAACGGCGTGAGCTTTCAGTTGCGGCGCGGAGAAATCCTCGCCCTTCTCGGGTCAAACGGCGCCGGCAAGACGACGGCGTTAAAGGCCATCTCGAACCTGTTGCCGGCCGAACGGGGCCAAGTGACATCGGGCACGATCCGTTTCGAAGGGCGCGATGTGCTGACTGAAAACCCTGCCAATCTGGTGCGATCGGGACTGGTGCAGGTGCTCGAAGGGCGGCATTGCTTCAAGAGCCTGTCGGTCGAGGAAAATCTCATCTCCGGCGGCCTCGGACGCTCGTCATCCAGGCGCGAGATCGCTGCCGACCTCGAGCGCACCTATGCCATTTTTCCCCGGCTCAAGGAGAAGCGTCGCACGTCGGCGGGGCTTACGTCAGGCGGCGAGCAGCAGATGACGGCGATCGGCCGTGCGCTGATGTCGCGGCCGCGGCTGCTTGTTCTCGACGAGCCCTCCATGGGCCTGGCACCGCTCGTAATCAAGGATATCTTCCGTTCGCTCAAGGCGTTGAACCGGGAGGACGGGCTTTCCATTCTGGTTGCCGAACAGAATTCGACGGTGGCGCTTCAATACGCCGATCATGCCACCGTCATCGAAAACGGCGTCGCCGTGCTGTCGGGTTCCGCCGCCGAATTGCGCAGCCGTGACGACATCAAGGTTTTTTACCTCGGGGAAGGCGCCGCCTTCGCTCACGACAGGCCGGCGGCCTGATCCAATCTCACATCCGTCACTTAGAAGGGAGACCAGAATGAACGTCATTGCCAAGACAGACAGGGTTGCCGTACCCGGCGTTAAGCGGCCGGAACAGCCCGCGCATATCATCAAGGATGATGCAGAGGCGATTGCCGTTGCCCACCGGCTCGCCGCGGAGTTCGTCAAGGGTTCTGCAGATCGTGACCGCGAGCGGATCTGGCCAGCGGTAGAGCTGGACGCTTTCTCGCAAAGCGGGCTCTGGTCGATCAATGTGCCCAAGGCGTTCGGCGGACCGGAAGTGTCCTATGTCACGCTTGCAAAAGTGGTCGAGATCATTTCCGAGGCGGATTCGTCGATTGGACAGATCTCGCAGAACCATCTCGGCGTCGTCGCGGCGATCCGTACGGTTTCAGACAAAGCGCAGCAGGAACTGTTGTTCGGCGAAATCCTCAAGGGCACCCGGTTCGGCAATGCCTTTTCGGAATTCGGCTCCAAACGTGCGGTCGATTTTGAAACCGGGTTTGTCGACAACGGCGACCACGTGGTGGTGAACGGTCGGAAATTCTATTCGTCGGGCGCCTTGCTCGCTCATAAGGTGCCGATCGTGGCGCTCGATGACGACGGCCGCGCCTGGTACGCGATCGCCGATCGCGATGCGCCGGGTTTGACCGTGATCGACGACTGGTCGAGCTTCGGCCAGCGAACAACGCTCTCGGGCACGGTCATTCTCGACAATGTCAAAGTCGATAAGGCCTGGCTTGTTCCGGGATATAAGGGTTATGACAAGCCGACAGCGGACGGGGCCATCTTCCAGATCATCCAGGTTGCCGTCGATACCGGCATCGCCTCGGCGGCGATCAAGGAGACGATCGACTTCGTCCGTACCAAGTCTCGTGCCTGGGTCGATAGTGGCCTCGACCATGCCTGGGACGACCCTTACACGATCCAGGCGGTCGGCGCCCTTCAGCTCCGCCTGCATGCGGCGCAGGCACTGCTCGAGAAAGCCGGGCATGCGATCGACCGAGCGGTTGCCGATCCCAATTCCGATACCGTGGCGGAAGCCCAGGTCTTCACGGCCGAGGCCAAGATCCTCTCGACCGAGATCGCCATCGAGGCGACCAACAAGCTGTTCGAACTGGCCGGCACCCGCTCGACGCTTGCCGAACACAATCTCGACCGCCACTGGCGCAATGCACGGACCCACACGCTGCACGACCCGGTGCGGTGGAAATACGCGATCCTCGGCAAATACTTCCTCAATGGAGAGAAGCCGCCGCTGCACGCCTGGAGCTAAGACAGGCCGCGCTTCGGGCCTTTGAAAATCAGAATATCGCGGTGGCGGGAGAGAGTTCATCGCCACTGTTTCCTGTTATTTCAGTCTCAAGAGTTCCATAAATACCTCTTACGCCACTGACACTGAAAATAGCGGGGTTAGAGGTGCTGGCACGGCGAGAACAGTCAGCCCCAGCTTTGGTGCTGTGAGGTTCGCGCTTCGAGGAT belongs to Rhizobium acidisoli and includes:
- the msuE gene encoding FMN reductase, translating into MPELRIVGISGNVKAPSRTSALVASILWRIESELGSPARHIDLAVSAPALFRALRADQLDEEGAEIVRAVERADVLVVGSPVYRASYSGALKHLFDLVHYESLIGKPVILAATGGTPLHGLMIDHQLRPLFSFFKALPLPTSVYALESEFDSYAVASSDIQQRIRAVVRELELIVPHARTLAFARAEEQSRLTA
- the sfnG gene encoding dimethylsulfone monooxygenase SfnG, whose amino-acid sequence is MSQSKKEPLKFAYWVPNVSGGLVISSVEQRTDWGIDYNRKLAQIAEQSGFEFALSQIRFTAGYGADNQHESVSFSHALLAATEKLRVIAAVLPGPWNPALLAKQIATISHLTNGRVDVNIVSGWFRGEFAAIGEPWLDHDERYRRSEEFIRAIRGIWTEDVYNLRGDFYRFTDYSMKPKPIGGVPQVFQGGSSRAARDMAARVSDWYFTNGNTPEGLKAQVDDIRTKEKAFGKTWRTKIGMNAFGIVRSSEKEAQEVLQEILDKAIPEAVKGFHHEVQNAGNSSPEREGNWAKSTFQDLVQYNDGFRSNLIGTPEQVAERIIGHKRAGADLILLGFLHFQEEVDYFGKHVLPIVRELEAIEDQRLEAAE
- a CDS encoding ABC transporter ATP-binding protein codes for the protein MVNAHYTALDETSAVREYSPLPVSGSSNRRVTNADSNALSHPPILALAGITLSFGGVTAISNVDLAIQPGEIRAIIGPNGAGKSSLINVISGQYRPDAGHVSLNGKTYAQVPAQKAARLGIARTFQNLALFKGLTVLENVMTGLTFQRRSTFIGQAFGSPRARREEREARDRARQVIDFLHLGHVHDRLAGSLPYGLQKRVELARALAPDPQILLLDEPMAGMTATEKQEMAGFVRAAQEGYGTTIILIEHDIGVVMGLSDRIAVLDYGRKIADGTPAEVRADQAVIDAYLGVAREDQEEADG
- a CDS encoding branched-chain amino acid ABC transporter permease encodes the protein MESFDYLFFLEVLTGGLLSGVMYSLVAIGFVLIYKTSGVLNFAQGALLLFAALTFVSLVERGVPFYLALVLTFAIMVLLGIGIERAVLRPLVNKPPITLFMATLGLSYIIEGAAQLLWGTQVHALELGIEDVPFEFYGVFISKFDLFASAVAALMVIGLTLFFRYTRVGLTFRAVADDQFAALAVGLRLPRIWATVWATSGLVALVAGLLWGARSGVQFSLSLVVLKALPVLVLGGFDSIAGAIVGGLVIGASEKLAEVYIGEYFGGGIEGWFAYAIALIFLLVRPSGLFGQKLVERV
- a CDS encoding branched-chain amino acid ABC transporter permease codes for the protein MAAVTSRPVVSVKLPGWIAPLAILIIAFGIVPFIGSSYLIEALLLPFLALSLAGVGLNLLTGYAGQVSLGSAAFMAVGAFAAFNFNLRVEGLPLLVSIALAGGIAAAVGIVFGLPSLRLRGFYLAVSTLAAQFFVQWALTKFGWFSNDNPSGVIDAPKLTIAGIDFDSSIGRYYFALIVVTALTFFAWRVASSQTGRNFIAIRDNETAARIIGVPVLRTKLLAFALSSFIIGVAGVLWAFAYLRTVEPAGFNLDRSFQILFIVIIGGLATIRGAFLGAALMVVFPVVLSRVGSFFLGDLFDSGVLDMSQRIVIGALIIAFLILEPDGLAALGRRLTGRFRRSTREPVG
- a CDS encoding ABC transporter substrate-binding protein produces the protein MKSLKTTVKAAVTALAIIGGVGLAPAHADEQYFPLQSYRVGPYAAGGTGFFGGFIDYLNLINTRDGGVNGVKLTWDECETQYEVERGVECYERQKSHPNAAAWNPLSVGIAYAMIDRITGDKVPLITVNHGRTDSTDGRVFPYVFPLLLNPYSETSGIVNYLASKEGGLDKLKGKKIVVLYHGSPYGKETIPIYELLAEKYGFTVQQIEVPHPGNEQQSQWLTIRRAKPDYVVLRGWGVMNPVALKTAAKVGFPASKIVGNVWSNSEEDVIPAGEAAVGYTAITTQASGQQYPVLQEIVKTLYDQGKGNLEDKKRIGSVYHNLGIVNGILNVEAIRTAQEKFGKRTLTGDEVRWGFEHLKLDEAKVAALGAKDLFHSINVSWDNHEGDGYVTFQQWDGKKWNVVSDWIAPDWKLLRPIIEKSSEAYAKEKGIKLRTAADAEGIATTN
- a CDS encoding ABC transporter ATP-binding protein, with the translated sequence MSDETILLDIKSVHAVYNKTINALNGVSFQLRRGEILALLGSNGAGKTTALKAISNLLPAERGQVTSGTIRFEGRDVLTENPANLVRSGLVQVLEGRHCFKSLSVEENLISGGLGRSSSRREIAADLERTYAIFPRLKEKRRTSAGLTSGGEQQMTAIGRALMSRPRLLVLDEPSMGLAPLVIKDIFRSLKALNREDGLSILVAEQNSTVALQYADHATVIENGVAVLSGSAAELRSRDDIKVFYLGEGAAFAHDRPAA
- a CDS encoding SfnB family sulfur acquisition oxidoreductase produces the protein MNVIAKTDRVAVPGVKRPEQPAHIIKDDAEAIAVAHRLAAEFVKGSADRDRERIWPAVELDAFSQSGLWSINVPKAFGGPEVSYVTLAKVVEIISEADSSIGQISQNHLGVVAAIRTVSDKAQQELLFGEILKGTRFGNAFSEFGSKRAVDFETGFVDNGDHVVVNGRKFYSSGALLAHKVPIVALDDDGRAWYAIADRDAPGLTVIDDWSSFGQRTTLSGTVILDNVKVDKAWLVPGYKGYDKPTADGAIFQIIQVAVDTGIASAAIKETIDFVRTKSRAWVDSGLDHAWDDPYTIQAVGALQLRLHAAQALLEKAGHAIDRAVADPNSDTVAEAQVFTAEAKILSTEIAIEATNKLFELAGTRSTLAEHNLDRHWRNARTHTLHDPVRWKYAILGKYFLNGEKPPLHAWS